One region of Luteolibacter yonseiensis genomic DNA includes:
- a CDS encoding AraC family transcriptional regulator: MSQSASLRKSFFESLQGMLPVDRLFDGVPDIVFFVKDSAGRYMAVNDTLAARCGLANKDAALGLTADKLFPAPLGNAFVLQDREILRGGNPIRDHLELHLYPGGRSGWCLTYKEPVIGKNGAVAGICGISRDLHSPGEQDEEFAALSGVVDHIHRHYDEALRLPVLAEMAGLSVYQFDQRIRALFHVTAGQYLVKVRIDAACQRLAGTDEAIAQIALACGYSDQSAFSRQFKQAVGISPMAYRKKITP, translated from the coding sequence ATGAGCCAATCCGCATCGCTTCGTAAATCGTTCTTCGAGTCGCTTCAAGGGATGCTGCCGGTGGACCGTCTCTTCGATGGAGTGCCGGACATCGTGTTTTTCGTCAAGGACTCCGCCGGCCGCTACATGGCGGTGAACGACACTCTCGCCGCGCGCTGCGGCCTGGCGAACAAGGACGCCGCCCTCGGCCTGACAGCGGACAAGCTGTTTCCCGCGCCGCTCGGAAACGCCTTCGTGCTGCAGGACCGGGAAATCCTGCGCGGAGGAAACCCGATCCGCGACCATCTGGAACTCCACCTTTATCCCGGCGGGCGCAGCGGATGGTGTCTTACCTACAAGGAACCCGTGATCGGAAAAAACGGTGCGGTCGCCGGCATCTGTGGAATCTCACGCGACCTCCATTCACCCGGGGAACAGGACGAGGAATTCGCCGCGCTGTCCGGCGTGGTCGACCACATCCACCGCCACTACGATGAAGCCTTGCGGCTGCCCGTGCTCGCGGAAATGGCCGGGCTGTCCGTCTACCAGTTCGACCAGCGCATCCGCGCGCTCTTCCACGTCACCGCCGGACAATATCTCGTGAAGGTCCGCATCGATGCCGCTTGCCAGAGGCTCGCCGGGACGGATGAAGCCATCGCACAGATCGCCCTTGCGTGCGGTTACTCGGACCAGTCCGCTTTTTCCCGCCAGTTCAAGCAGGCGGTGGGCATCAGCCCGATGGCCTACCGGAAGAAGATCACGCCGTGA
- a CDS encoding NAD(P)/FAD-dependent oxidoreductase — protein sequence MKTDQVVIVGGGVIGLCSAYYALKRGFSVTVIEREAAGGDNCSMGNAGMIVPSHFTPLAAPGMISKGLRWMFNPESPFYVRPRVNPDLMKWGWLFHQNSNARHVAASRELLRDLNLESRRLFAELSTEGDFGLKQRGLLMLCKTQKGLDEEAQVAREAHEIGLQAEVLDAAATAELDPSITMDVTGAVYFPQDCHLEPKRFMAEMRRRVLSLGGVIESGVGIDNIATSGGRVSSVSGNGRSFEGKQFVVAGGSWTPELLKLAGIKLPLQAGKGYSLTLPEPPELPQLCSIFAEAKVAITPMGSGLRFGGTMEVGGLDLSVNPSRVRGIVKSVNAYFPKFSELDFAGIKPWAGLRPVSPDGVPYLGKSGRFPNLTIASGHAMMGLSLGPVSGRVVADLLAGDPPFRPIDGMSADRFS from the coding sequence ATGAAAACGGATCAAGTGGTCATCGTGGGCGGCGGAGTCATCGGATTGTGCTCGGCCTACTATGCCCTGAAGCGGGGGTTTTCCGTGACCGTCATCGAACGCGAGGCGGCGGGCGGCGACAATTGTTCGATGGGAAACGCGGGAATGATCGTGCCCAGCCACTTCACACCCCTTGCCGCACCGGGAATGATTTCCAAGGGATTGCGGTGGATGTTCAATCCGGAAAGTCCGTTCTATGTGCGCCCGCGGGTGAATCCCGACCTGATGAAGTGGGGGTGGCTTTTCCATCAGAACTCCAACGCGCGCCATGTCGCGGCATCGCGCGAATTGCTGCGGGACCTGAATCTGGAAAGCCGCCGCTTGTTCGCCGAACTTTCCACAGAGGGGGATTTCGGCCTGAAACAACGCGGACTGCTGATGCTCTGCAAGACGCAGAAGGGGCTGGATGAGGAGGCGCAAGTCGCACGGGAGGCCCACGAAATCGGACTTCAGGCGGAGGTGCTCGATGCCGCCGCCACCGCGGAACTCGATCCTTCGATCACGATGGATGTCACGGGCGCCGTTTATTTTCCCCAGGATTGCCACCTGGAGCCGAAGAGGTTCATGGCGGAAATGCGCAGACGGGTGCTCAGTCTGGGCGGCGTGATCGAGAGCGGCGTTGGAATAGACAACATCGCGACATCCGGCGGGCGGGTATCCTCCGTTTCGGGAAATGGCAGGAGTTTCGAAGGAAAGCAGTTCGTTGTCGCCGGTGGTTCGTGGACGCCGGAATTGCTGAAACTGGCGGGTATCAAACTTCCCCTGCAGGCGGGGAAAGGATATTCCCTGACACTGCCCGAACCGCCCGAACTGCCGCAGCTCTGCTCCATCTTCGCGGAGGCCAAGGTCGCGATCACCCCGATGGGAAGCGGCCTGCGCTTCGGCGGGACCATGGAAGTCGGCGGGCTGGACCTGTCGGTCAATCCCTCGCGCGTGCGGGGAATCGTGAAATCCGTGAACGCCTATTTTCCGAAGTTCTCCGAGCTGGACTTCGCCGGGATAAAGCCGTGGGCGGGGCTGCGTCCCGTGTCGCCGGACGGCGTTCCCTATCTCGGGAAATCCGGCAGATTCCCCAATCTCACCATCGCATCCGGCCACGCGATGATGGGCCTCAGCCTCGGTCCCGTCAGCGGCAGGGTGGTGGCGGACCTGCTTGCCGGAGATCCGCCGTTCCGGCCCATCGACGGCATGTCCGCCGACCGGTTCAGTTAG
- a CDS encoding DUF1592 domain-containing protein yields MRPSHTLSILRRSHVLALLTCAAMTPAAHGETDDVAVFEKEILPILEDNCYSCHGDGEDKGKVTLDTFGSTADLMKQQELWVHVLKNIRSGLMPPTKKDRIPAEDFAKLESWIKRAPLKLDPANPDPGRVTLRRLNRVEYRNTIRDLMGIDFRTDEEFPADDTGYGFDTIGDVLTTSPLLLEKYMQAAEAIVAKAVPLESSVTPERRIPVKQFTDRDDYEMSVSLYDPADVSAMVKISKPGTYRIILDATVRGSFAFDPGRADAGWFVDGKQVYQKELKWEDGMRLDSSFEVKWEKGEYPVRFTMKPLVGKDKKPAEKPGDGPPNVDLKFKGCTLVGPLEPEYAERPKNYERFFPRDSVPQDEAGRLEYAREILRRFVTRAFRQPADEGTVEKLSGLAIESAKMPGGSFERGIARAFTAVLASPRFLFRMEETLPEANPQVHPLLDEYAIASRLSYFLWSTMPDETLYQLAERGELRKNLSAQVSRMLEDEKSDEFVKNFAGQWLQTRDVESVSIDARVVLARDAGQEKDQRERFETFRRLNREIDEAEKNHETAKVEVLKAQRAEMRAKFGNNGRRVEFGGSLRTAMRREAEMLFRHLLRTDGSVLGLVENDSTFLNEELANHYGVPGVEGGNMRLVKLPPDSQRGGVITMGTVLAVTSNPTRTSPVKRGLFILDNLLGTPPPPAPPDIPSLEASEKKTNGDDRTLREALALHREQPLCSSCHNRMDPLGLALENFNAMGSWRDKERGQQLEPPSGKLITGEPFADVRELKHLLVTARRTDYYRCLTEKLLTYSLGRGPQPCDISTVDAVVDQLESTQGKFSSLILGIIESPAFQRRQRTTL; encoded by the coding sequence ATGCGCCCGTCCCACACGCTTTCCATCCTCCGGCGATCCCATGTCCTCGCCTTGCTCACCTGCGCCGCGATGACGCCCGCGGCCCATGGAGAGACGGATGATGTCGCGGTGTTCGAGAAGGAGATCCTGCCGATCCTGGAGGACAATTGTTACAGCTGCCACGGTGACGGCGAGGACAAGGGCAAGGTCACGCTGGACACCTTCGGCTCGACGGCCGACCTGATGAAGCAGCAGGAGCTCTGGGTCCACGTTCTTAAAAACATCCGCAGCGGGCTCATGCCGCCGACAAAGAAGGACCGGATTCCCGCGGAGGATTTCGCGAAGCTGGAGAGCTGGATCAAACGCGCTCCGCTCAAGCTGGACCCGGCGAACCCGGACCCCGGCCGTGTCACCCTGCGCCGCCTGAACCGGGTGGAATACCGCAACACCATCCGCGATCTCATGGGCATCGACTTCCGCACGGACGAGGAATTCCCAGCGGACGACACCGGTTATGGCTTCGACACCATCGGAGACGTGCTCACCACCTCGCCGCTGCTGCTGGAAAAATACATGCAGGCGGCGGAAGCCATCGTGGCGAAGGCCGTTCCCTTGGAAAGCAGCGTCACTCCTGAGCGGAGGATCCCCGTGAAGCAATTCACCGATCGCGATGACTACGAGATGAGCGTGTCGCTCTACGATCCGGCGGACGTCAGCGCGATGGTGAAGATTTCCAAGCCCGGCACCTACCGGATCATCCTGGACGCCACCGTGCGCGGTTCGTTCGCCTTCGATCCCGGTCGCGCGGATGCCGGATGGTTCGTGGATGGCAAACAGGTCTATCAGAAGGAATTGAAATGGGAGGACGGCATGAGGCTGGACTCCTCCTTTGAGGTGAAATGGGAAAAAGGGGAGTATCCCGTGCGTTTCACGATGAAGCCGCTCGTCGGCAAGGATAAGAAGCCCGCGGAAAAACCCGGTGACGGGCCGCCGAACGTGGATCTGAAATTCAAGGGCTGTACTTTGGTCGGGCCGCTGGAACCGGAATACGCCGAGCGCCCGAAAAATTACGAACGTTTTTTCCCCCGGGATTCCGTCCCGCAGGATGAGGCGGGGCGTCTGGAATATGCCCGGGAAATCCTCCGGCGTTTCGTGACGCGGGCGTTCCGTCAGCCGGCGGACGAAGGCACCGTTGAAAAATTGTCCGGACTCGCCATCGAATCGGCGAAAATGCCGGGAGGCTCGTTCGAGCGGGGCATCGCCCGGGCGTTCACCGCCGTGCTCGCCTCGCCGCGTTTCCTCTTCCGCATGGAGGAGACCCTGCCGGAAGCGAACCCGCAGGTCCACCCCCTGCTTGACGAATACGCGATCGCATCGCGGCTTTCCTATTTCCTGTGGTCCACCATGCCGGACGAGACACTCTATCAACTGGCGGAACGCGGCGAGTTGCGGAAGAACCTGTCCGCCCAGGTCTCCCGGATGCTGGAGGACGAGAAATCCGACGAGTTTGTCAAAAACTTCGCCGGCCAATGGTTGCAGACGCGCGATGTGGAGAGCGTGAGCATCGACGCGCGGGTGGTCCTCGCACGCGACGCCGGTCAGGAAAAGGACCAGCGCGAACGCTTTGAGACATTCCGCCGGTTGAACCGCGAGATCGATGAGGCGGAAAAGAACCACGAGACCGCGAAGGTGGAGGTATTGAAGGCGCAACGCGCCGAGATGCGCGCGAAGTTCGGCAACAACGGCAGGCGCGTCGAGTTCGGAGGATCGCTCCGCACCGCCATGCGCCGTGAGGCGGAGATGCTCTTCCGCCACCTGCTCCGTACCGATGGCAGCGTGTTGGGCCTGGTGGAGAACGATTCCACATTCCTCAACGAGGAACTCGCGAACCACTACGGTGTCCCCGGGGTGGAAGGTGGGAACATGCGTCTGGTGAAGCTGCCGCCGGACAGTCAGCGGGGTGGTGTGATCACCATGGGCACGGTGCTCGCCGTCACCTCCAACCCCACCCGCACCTCCCCGGTGAAGCGCGGGCTTTTCATCCTCGACAACCTGCTCGGCACCCCGCCGCCGCCCGCGCCGCCGGACATCCCGTCGCTGGAGGCCTCGGAGAAGAAAACCAATGGCGATGACCGCACGCTGCGCGAGGCGCTCGCGCTGCACCGCGAGCAACCGCTCTGCTCGTCGTGCCACAACCGCATGGATCCGCTCGGTCTCGCGCTGGAAAACTTCAACGCCATGGGAAGCTGGCGGGACAAGGAGCGCGGGCAGCAGCTCGAACCGCCGAGCGGCAAGCTCATCACCGGCGAGCCGTTCGCCGATGTCAGGGAGCTGAAGCATCTGCTGGTCACCGCGCGCCGCACGGACTATTATCGCTGCCTCACGGAAAAACTCCTCACCTACTCGCTCGGCCGTGGCCCGCAGCCATGCGATATTTCCACCGTGGACGCCGTAGTGGACCAGTTGGAAAGCACCCAGGGTAAATTTTCCTCACTCATTCTCGGGATCATCGAATCCCCCGCCTTCCAAAGACGCCAACGCACGACCCTATGA
- a CDS encoding DUF1552 domain-containing protein, protein MKLPHTNRRSFLRGMGACIALPAFEAMLPGRVFAAEAAASRVATTATGAPLRMAFLYFPNGAIPDQWNPVGTGSDFKFGNTLTPLEPLRDHVQMISGLEHLNAEAGNDGAGDHARANGTFLTGVRVKKTAGSDIYAGISVDQIAAQHIGNATRFASLELSTDPHRKSGGCDSGYSCAYESNLAWRTATSPLSPESNPRLVFERLFGAGVHGQRGANLVQRRAQQRSILDFVMDDAKAVEKKLTHRDKAKMDEYLTGLREIEQRIVTAEGFTDIPDPNMPSPDGIPTAYDEYIRLMFQMLALAFETDATRVSTLLLAHDGSNRTFPEIEIAEGHHSLSHHRDDTDMIRKVAQIDRFYADRLAEFLVMLDSKQDSDGNSILHNSMIVYGCGNSDGNRHTHSNLPVVLAGNGGGTFQTGRHLSAKATPMCNLYLDMLDRMGVPKLDRFGDSTGRLAGI, encoded by the coding sequence ATGAAACTCCCACACACCAACCGCCGCTCCTTCCTGCGTGGAATGGGAGCCTGCATCGCCCTGCCCGCCTTTGAAGCCATGCTGCCGGGCCGCGTGTTCGCAGCCGAGGCCGCCGCATCCAGAGTCGCGACCACCGCGACCGGAGCACCGCTGCGCATGGCATTCCTCTATTTCCCGAACGGCGCCATCCCGGACCAGTGGAACCCGGTGGGCACCGGCAGCGATTTCAAATTCGGAAACACCCTCACCCCGCTGGAACCCCTGCGCGACCACGTGCAGATGATCTCCGGCCTGGAGCATCTCAATGCCGAGGCGGGAAATGACGGCGCGGGCGACCACGCCCGGGCGAACGGCACCTTCCTGACCGGCGTGCGGGTGAAGAAAACCGCGGGCAGCGACATCTACGCCGGGATCTCGGTGGACCAGATCGCCGCCCAGCACATCGGCAACGCGACCCGCTTCGCCTCGCTGGAACTTTCCACCGATCCGCACCGCAAGTCCGGCGGTTGCGATTCCGGCTACTCCTGCGCCTACGAGTCGAACCTGGCGTGGCGCACCGCGACCTCTCCGCTCTCACCGGAATCGAACCCCCGCCTTGTCTTCGAGCGGCTCTTCGGTGCCGGAGTCCACGGCCAGCGCGGGGCCAATCTCGTCCAGCGGCGCGCGCAACAGCGCTCCATCCTGGACTTCGTCATGGACGATGCGAAAGCCGTGGAGAAAAAACTCACGCACCGCGACAAGGCGAAGATGGACGAGTACCTGACAGGCCTGCGGGAAATCGAGCAGCGCATCGTCACGGCGGAAGGTTTCACCGACATCCCGGACCCGAACATGCCTTCGCCGGACGGGATCCCGACAGCTTACGACGAATACATCCGCCTGATGTTCCAGATGCTCGCGCTCGCCTTCGAGACGGATGCCACCCGTGTCTCCACCCTGCTGCTCGCCCACGATGGCAGCAACCGGACCTTCCCGGAAATCGAGATCGCGGAGGGCCACCACAGCCTCTCCCACCACCGCGACGACACGGACATGATCCGCAAGGTCGCGCAGATCGACCGTTTCTATGCGGACCGGCTCGCGGAGTTCCTCGTCATGTTGGATTCGAAGCAGGATTCCGACGGCAACTCCATCCTGCACAACTCGATGATCGTCTACGGCTGCGGCAACTCCGATGGCAACCGCCACACGCACTCGAACCTGCCCGTCGTGTTGGCGGGAAATGGCGGCGGCACCTTCCAGACCGGCCGCCACCTCTCGGCCAAGGCGACGCCGATGTGCAACCTCTATCTGGACATGCTCGACCGCATGGGCGTCCCCAAGCTCGACCGCTTCGGCGACAGCACGGGCCGCCTCGCGGGCATTTGA
- a CDS encoding alpha/beta hydrolase — MKTLLFLCLASLACAAPETILLWPDGAPGSEGKTTPEVVEVSKNGEETVTNIHKPSITVYLPQKGKANGAAVIVAPGGGHKLLCTTHEGGNVAEWLAAHGTAAFVLKYRLASEPGSTYTVDEHAVGDMHRAIRLVRSRATEWNINAAAVGVMGFSAGGEVCAISSMHFDAGKEDAADPLDHFSDKPDFQALIYPGRSFRIVPTKESPPAFLAASSNDRPDISEGLTKVYLDFKKAGVPVALHLYADGGHGFGYRAKNTGPVSHWIERFDEWLEDRKFTRN, encoded by the coding sequence ATGAAAACCCTGCTCTTCCTTTGCCTCGCATCCCTCGCCTGCGCCGCGCCCGAAACCATCCTCCTCTGGCCGGATGGCGCACCCGGCTCGGAGGGAAAGACCACACCTGAAGTCGTGGAGGTTTCCAAAAACGGTGAGGAGACGGTGACGAACATCCACAAGCCGAGCATCACGGTTTACCTGCCGCAGAAGGGAAAGGCGAACGGAGCCGCCGTCATCGTCGCACCCGGGGGCGGCCACAAGCTGCTCTGCACCACCCATGAGGGCGGCAACGTCGCGGAGTGGCTCGCGGCACATGGCACCGCCGCGTTTGTCTTGAAATACCGTTTGGCCAGCGAACCCGGCTCCACCTACACGGTGGACGAACACGCCGTCGGCGACATGCACCGCGCGATCCGCCTGGTCAGAAGCCGGGCCACGGAGTGGAACATCAATGCCGCCGCCGTCGGCGTGATGGGATTTTCCGCAGGCGGCGAGGTGTGCGCCATCTCCAGCATGCACTTCGATGCGGGAAAAGAGGACGCCGCCGATCCTCTCGACCATTTCAGCGACAAGCCGGATTTCCAGGCCCTCATTTATCCGGGCCGTTCGTTCCGCATCGTCCCGACGAAGGAATCCCCGCCCGCGTTTCTCGCGGCGTCCTCCAACGACAGGCCGGATATTTCCGAAGGCTTGACCAAGGTTTACCTGGATTTCAAAAAGGCGGGCGTCCCGGTCGCGCTTCACCTCTATGCCGACGGCGGACACGGCTTCGGCTACCGCGCGAAAAACACCGGACCGGTGAGCCACTGGATCGAGCGTTTCGACGAATGGCTGGAGGATCGGAAGTTCACCCGGAACTGA
- a CDS encoding low molecular weight protein tyrosine phosphatase family protein yields MKNLLFICSQNKLRSPTAEAVFAELSGVDVDSAGLNNDAIVPLVPEQVTWADLIFVMEKEHRSKLNRKFKRHLNGQRVIVLGIPDDYAYMDPALVELLKKKVAPYL; encoded by the coding sequence TTGAAAAACCTCCTCTTCATCTGTTCGCAAAACAAGCTCCGCAGTCCCACGGCGGAGGCGGTGTTCGCGGAGCTGTCCGGCGTGGACGTGGATTCCGCAGGACTGAACAACGACGCCATCGTCCCGCTGGTGCCGGAGCAGGTGACGTGGGCGGACCTGATCTTCGTCATGGAAAAGGAGCACCGGTCCAAACTGAACCGGAAATTCAAACGCCACCTGAACGGCCAGCGGGTGATCGTCCTCGGCATCCCGGATGACTACGCCTACATGGACCCGGCGTTGGTGGAGTTGCTGAAAAAGAAGGTGGCACCTTACCTGTGA
- the lnt gene encoding apolipoprotein N-acyltransferase, protein MTKGSWWMRIAAAVVGGLLVAGAFPPLDFTWLVWIGMMPVLWALWSLEGTHLGRKGFGIGYLAGLAACLVQFNWVASVSWLGAILLPMYLAVYWGLFGIFAAKIGNPWKPGNTAHLVKTAFCHGAVWAGCELLRGWVITGIGWNVLGTTFHDTPVMAQAADIFGVAGLSMVLVFFQAMLVQAAARRSWQGIRVMVRVLALLALYGIFRIHHENKAESLKLKTLLVQLNIPQDAGHMLWTDLETHQGYEDETLKALDALKSPEGRFSPDWPDWVMWPECALTGRILRAPDGDWGTAQINQDTLAQVYSAGPFSLIYGVVELDGEKHGDQLALKDKGNTYNSLAVATPDNDLQTYRKRHLVIFGETVPLIDSVPFLRKIYEQQAGAEYYGSMTPGDSLEPLTLQVGGREIGGIPTVCFEDSVPRLTRKFVRPGPQVIVNVTNDGWFKESAAAEQHFQYARFRAIELRRPMLRSANSGVSAAIDTTGSTKHPVTGKTQILTDENGSHFTRGSLLTELKVPLNPSFSLYAAIGDWGLIGLALLGLFMAIFTKKTEPGTFQESR, encoded by the coding sequence ATGACGAAGGGTTCCTGGTGGATGCGTATCGCGGCGGCGGTGGTTGGCGGCTTGTTGGTCGCGGGAGCGTTTCCCCCGCTGGATTTCACCTGGCTGGTGTGGATCGGCATGATGCCGGTATTGTGGGCGTTGTGGTCGCTCGAGGGAACCCACCTGGGCCGGAAGGGTTTCGGCATCGGCTATCTGGCGGGGCTTGCGGCCTGTCTGGTCCAGTTCAACTGGGTGGCCTCCGTCTCATGGCTCGGCGCGATCCTGCTGCCGATGTATCTGGCGGTGTACTGGGGGCTGTTCGGGATTTTCGCGGCGAAGATCGGGAATCCTTGGAAACCGGGAAATACGGCACACTTGGTGAAAACCGCCTTCTGCCACGGCGCGGTATGGGCGGGTTGCGAACTCCTGCGCGGTTGGGTGATCACCGGCATCGGCTGGAACGTGCTCGGCACGACGTTTCACGATACCCCGGTGATGGCCCAGGCGGCGGATATTTTCGGCGTGGCGGGACTTTCCATGGTCCTGGTTTTTTTCCAAGCCATGCTGGTGCAGGCGGCGGCGCGGCGGAGTTGGCAGGGAATCAGGGTCATGGTCCGGGTGCTCGCCCTGCTCGCGCTTTACGGAATCTTCCGCATCCACCACGAAAACAAGGCCGAGTCTCTGAAACTGAAGACACTGCTGGTGCAGCTCAACATCCCACAGGACGCAGGACACATGTTGTGGACGGATCTCGAAACCCATCAGGGCTATGAAGATGAAACCTTGAAAGCCCTCGACGCGCTGAAATCTCCCGAAGGCAGGTTTTCTCCGGATTGGCCGGACTGGGTGATGTGGCCGGAATGTGCCCTTACCGGACGGATCCTGCGTGCCCCGGATGGTGACTGGGGGACGGCGCAGATCAATCAGGACACCCTGGCCCAGGTTTATTCGGCGGGCCCGTTCTCCCTGATCTACGGCGTGGTGGAGCTGGATGGGGAGAAGCATGGCGACCAACTGGCGCTCAAGGACAAGGGAAACACCTACAATTCCCTCGCCGTCGCCACGCCGGACAACGACCTGCAGACCTATCGCAAGCGCCATCTGGTCATCTTCGGCGAAACAGTGCCGTTGATCGATAGCGTCCCTTTCCTCCGGAAAATTTACGAACAGCAGGCGGGCGCGGAGTATTACGGCTCCATGACCCCCGGAGATTCGCTGGAACCGCTCACCCTGCAGGTCGGCGGGCGGGAAATCGGCGGGATCCCGACCGTCTGCTTCGAGGACTCGGTGCCACGGCTCACCCGGAAATTCGTCCGACCCGGTCCGCAGGTGATCGTGAACGTCACGAACGACGGCTGGTTCAAGGAGTCCGCCGCCGCCGAACAGCATTTCCAATACGCACGCTTCCGCGCCATCGAACTGCGGCGGCCCATGCTCCGCTCCGCCAACAGCGGTGTCAGCGCGGCCATCGACACCACGGGTTCGACGAAGCACCCCGTCACCGGCAAGACACAGATCCTCACGGACGAAAACGGCAGCCATTTCACCCGCGGATCGCTGCTCACCGAGCTGAAGGTCCCGCTGAACCCGTCGTTTTCGCTGTATGCGGCGATCGGTGACTGGGGGCTGATCGGACTGGCGTTGTTGGGGTTGTTCATGGCGATTTTTACGAAAAAAACGGAGCCGGGGACCTTTCAGGAAAGTCGCTGA
- a CDS encoding D-Ala-D-Ala carboxypeptidase family metallohydrolase produces the protein MTFPEFPEISDGLIGRRQVIGGLSLAGLGLLATSATAGAFTANAGPKVTVRGPVATSAAPQMTQRIDLSDLPPDWARNQGSLLTEYTRYINNLKLKNISPAQVIKAHAKNKGSIWNTLPPKMWWTRMGYTLRVADRVAQEMNVTDVEIISAYRCPAYNAHCEGAKSRSWHQANVAVDLKFPISASKVASTARNLRDRGLFRGGIGGYWNFTHIDTRGENIDW, from the coding sequence ATGACCTTTCCCGAATTTCCCGAAATCTCCGACGGCCTGATCGGCCGCCGCCAGGTGATCGGCGGCCTCAGCCTCGCGGGCCTCGGCTTGCTGGCAACCTCAGCCACCGCTGGCGCCTTCACCGCGAACGCAGGACCCAAAGTGACGGTCCGGGGCCCGGTTGCCACCAGCGCCGCCCCCCAGATGACGCAGCGTATCGACCTCAGCGACCTGCCGCCGGACTGGGCGCGGAACCAAGGTTCCCTCCTTACGGAATACACGCGCTACATCAACAATCTCAAGCTGAAGAACATCTCACCGGCCCAGGTCATCAAGGCCCACGCCAAGAACAAGGGCTCCATCTGGAACACCCTCCCGCCGAAAATGTGGTGGACCCGGATGGGCTACACACTCCGTGTCGCCGACCGGGTGGCTCAGGAAATGAACGTCACGGATGTCGAAATCATCTCCGCCTACCGCTGCCCCGCTTACAACGCCCACTGCGAAGGGGCCAAGTCCCGTTCCTGGCACCAGGCGAACGTGGCCGTGGATCTGAAATTCCCGATTTCCGCCTCGAAGGTGGCTTCCACGGCCCGGAACCTAAGGGATCGCGGGTTGTTCAGAGGCGGCATCGGCGGCTACTGGAACTTCACGCACATCGACACGCGCGGAGAGAACATCGACTGGTAA
- a CDS encoding putative quinol monooxygenase: MSLPTNLVTIHPYFKVHPGKETEADAVMEKFVATTRGEELCLFYEFTVLGDEVFCREGYAGAAGVLHHLENVGAVLGEMLTIADLTRLEFHGSAEEIDKLREPLGHLNPGFFVLKRALER, from the coding sequence ATGAGCCTGCCAACCAACCTCGTTACGATCCACCCGTATTTCAAAGTCCATCCGGGCAAGGAGACCGAGGCGGACGCGGTGATGGAGAAATTCGTCGCCACCACCCGTGGCGAGGAGCTTTGCCTCTTCTATGAGTTCACCGTGCTGGGGGACGAGGTCTTCTGCCGTGAAGGCTATGCCGGTGCCGCCGGCGTGCTCCATCACTTGGAGAATGTGGGTGCCGTGCTCGGCGAAATGCTGACCATCGCCGATCTGACCCGCCTGGAGTTCCACGGCTCTGCGGAGGAAATCGACAAGCTCCGCGAACCGCTCGGTCATCTGAATCCGGGATTCTTCGTGCTGAAGCGTGCTCTGGAGCGCTGA
- a CDS encoding LysR family transcriptional regulator, which yields MTAFDDLSLLRAFVCIVECGSISAGARSLKLPQPTLSRHLRLLEERCGAALLRRDTHQMSLTETGQRFLADARIVLGHADQADQRLRQDQTTLSGHLRLFATIDCGQFIVTRLVSRFLQKHPKVTASLGISNRPLHMIQEGCDVGIQPGRITDESVIARPAGMIRLHLAASPSLAARFPAAEKPGDLKSWPWIGLAGSQFWSAKEIHLSAPGRAERSLPISPVLVCEGVTSIREAVLSGLGVSVLPEWMIKEELLAGKLVRILPEWSARDLPVHVVYAGHRLLPVRVSAFIDFAVDYLTRELAAPEA from the coding sequence ATGACCGCATTTGATGATCTTTCCCTGCTCCGAGCCTTTGTCTGTATTGTGGAATGCGGTAGCATTTCCGCCGGAGCCAGGAGCCTGAAGCTTCCGCAACCGACGTTGAGCCGTCATCTGCGCCTGCTGGAGGAGCGTTGTGGTGCCGCGTTGCTGCGGCGGGACACCCACCAGATGAGTCTGACGGAGACGGGGCAGCGGTTTTTGGCCGACGCCAGGATCGTGCTGGGACATGCGGATCAAGCGGACCAGAGGCTCCGGCAGGATCAAACGACGTTGAGCGGCCACCTGCGGCTGTTCGCGACCATCGACTGCGGGCAATTCATCGTCACGCGCCTGGTCAGCCGTTTTTTGCAGAAACACCCGAAGGTCACGGCGTCGCTTGGCATTTCAAACCGGCCGCTGCACATGATCCAGGAAGGCTGTGATGTCGGAATCCAGCCCGGGAGAATTACGGACGAGAGCGTCATCGCACGGCCTGCGGGAATGATCCGGCTCCACCTCGCCGCGTCACCTTCCCTGGCGGCGAGGTTTCCTGCGGCGGAAAAGCCCGGGGATTTGAAATCCTGGCCGTGGATCGGTCTGGCCGGGTCGCAGTTCTGGAGTGCGAAGGAAATCCACCTTTCCGCCCCCGGGCGTGCCGAGCGGTCGCTTCCGATCTCCCCGGTGCTGGTGTGCGAAGGGGTGACGAGCATCCGTGAGGCGGTCTTGTCCGGCCTCGGCGTGTCGGTCCTGCCGGAATGGATGATCAAAGAGGAGTTGCTCGCTGGAAAGCTGGTCCGCATCCTGCCGGAATGGAGCGCGAGGGACCTGCCCGTGCACGTGGTGTATGCGGGCCACCGCCTGTTGCCGGTACGGGTCAGCGCGTTCATCGACTTCGCCGTGGACTACCTGACGCGGGAGCTGGCGGCTCCCGAAGCTTGA